The Gadus macrocephalus chromosome 1, ASM3116895v1 DNA window CATGTAATTTCCCCTAACTGAAGCTTTCTCTATAACGCTGTTGTGATCCGCAGTCAGTCATATCCTGTCTGTGCCGGGTTCTCTTCCATTAACCTGTCACACTGtatccctcttctctctcgctctcgctctctctctctctctccctctctctctctctctctctctctctctctctctctctctctctctctctctctctctcctctctctctctctctctctctcgctctctctcctctcgctctctctcactctctctagcaACCTTGACACAGATAAACTTTCAGGTAAGCCTCACTAACCCTTGGACGAGTGTTCATTGACTCTTGGACTAAATGTGTTGCTATTGACTGGTGGATGGGTTCGGTGTCGACTCTGCTAGAATCAGCATTTTCCCCGTCCTGCAGAGTTTAACTCCCTGGGTGTAAATCCTTGGTTTAGCCTCCTTTAACAAGCTTATATTGTTTGAATTCCCTTGTAACTAAACTGCCTGCAGGTTCGGTTTAGAAGGTCATTATAGTCTATTGTAGTTCTATTGTTGTCAATTCGATTCTGTCCTATTCTAGTCAGGTCTATTTTAGTCTAGTCTAACCTCCGGTCTATTCTATTTTAATTATATTCTGATCATGTCTGTTCTTGTCAAGTCTATTTTAGTCTGTTCTAGTAAGGTATATTCTAGTGTAATCTGTTATAGTATATGATAGTCTTGTGTATTCTAATCTTGTCTTATCAGAGTACTTCACCCCCCCACCTGGGAGAGTATGTCAACGTGCTATCAGCCCTGGAGAANNNNNNNNNNNNNNNNNNNNNNNNNNNNNNNNNNNNNNNNNNNNNNNNNNNNNNNNNNNNNNNNNNNNNNNNNNNNNNNNNNNNNNNNNNNNNNNNNNNNTAAACTGTACATAATGTGGTGCTCGGTGGGATACGTTGGATAGTCTATTGAGTGTGATCAGATATCTGTGGGTAATAATTTCTTCTGATCCCTTGTTGCAGGGAGACAAGGCAGAGTGCTTCTACATCGTTGAGTCCGGAGCGGTGAAGATCATGATGAAGAGCAAAGTAAGTCATACCCTTCTTcgccatcctcttcctcctctttgcCTGTCGGCATTTTTTGAATGTCCCACGTGTTTCCCGCTGAAAGTCTGCGTTAATTATGCGGTATAATAGTAGTCAGTGTTTCAAAGGGCAATATAAGATAGAGCGTAAGCGACGCGGTTCAAAGGTAATGCCGCCGGTGTTTGCAGTATTAAACATTGAGCTGGGTGTTCCGGGTGCTTCGTGTCTCTAAATACTAGACCCAAACTGCAGGAGCCAATCCTTGGAAGAGCCTCTAAAGATTCCTGCAACTGGCTTTAAATTGGTGCCAAGGGAGGTCATTTGGCAAATTGAGATGAGCCGACATTAAGTCAAACCGttctccctgctccctcctctctactttctccctcctttttctcccatctctctctctccccctttcttctcccctttactatctgtctctcccccctttcttctcccctctactctctgtctctcccccctttcttctcccctttactctctgtctctcccccctttcttctcccctctactctctgtctctcccccctttcttctcccctctactctctgtctctccccccttctcccctctactctgtctccccctcctccctccctcgcttcctgctctctgtctcaccttctctctgcccccctctccccccccagacCAAGGCGGACCATGCGGACAACATGGAGGTGGAGATCGCTCGCTGTACCCGGGGTCACTACTTCGGAGAGCTGGCCCTGGTCACCAACAAGCCCCGCGCAGCCTCCGCCTACGCCGTCGGAGACGTCAAGCTTCTGGGTACGAGGgggacgcacacatacacccacagatgcacacatacacacataccgtgcacgcacacatacacatacgcagattacacacacgcacacacatgcacacgcatacatgcacacatacacatacacgcacacacgtacacacatacgcacacacaagatAGGCTAAAATAATTTATCCgaaacacatactgtacatacacactgatacacataGCATAATGGATCTTAGGgcctgagaaacacacacacacacacacacacacacacacacacacacacacacacacacacacacacacacacacacacacacacacacacacacacacacacactgataagcATAGCATTATGAATCTCAGGGCCtcagaaacacatacagacacacacacacacactgatacgcaTAGCATAATGAATCATAGGTGTTATCCATGTGTAAACAATCCTACGCACTCACACTGGAATCTGCAAACACATGAatgggtgggagagggggaacTGGTGTAGGGGGGAGGGTGTTTGACTACCAGCCACAAGGTCCCGAGTTCCTGATCCCAAGTCTTTAGCAGCTTGAGGCCACATCAGAGTTTCCGTagtccggtaattaccggtcatTGACCAGAAAAAAATGAGGgggaccgaaaattctaaatgtctccggtcagtGGACAATGGAAGTAaatctctgcacaatttgaattgtgttttaaatatgctacagtggtcatttgtttagcctaattcatgttaaacaatgagggttctGATTGACCCGAATATCaaaagaagtaaaaaaaaaaataaaaaaaaaaataaaaaaaaattctagcggaaacactggGCCACATCCCTTCCTCCTTTATAATGACATGTATGAATGGGAAATGAAGGCTAGATATACGTTGGTAGAAAAAAATATTCTGCAGAAGGttgtcactgtttacctgtgtgtgggTACAACCTGTCGTAATaccactctctcttcctcccctttctctattTGTCTCTGTATGTTTCCGTTTCTCTTTTGTCTGTCGTCTGTTGTTCCTTTCTTTACTGTCTTTTTGTTCTCTCTGcatttctctctcgctcgcatgctcgctcgctctctctacatcctctctctctctctctactcgctctctacaccctctctctctctactcgctctcactccctctttcactttcctctgtctctctgtctccctctttcctctgtctccctgtctcccccaccctctttccttctgtctctctgtctccccctccctctttcctctgtctccctgtctcccccaccctctttccttctgtctctgtctccccctccctctttccttctgtctccctgtctccctctttcctctgtctctctgtctccctctttcctctgtctctctgtctcccccaccctctttccttctgtctctctgtctccccctccctctttcctctgtctctctgtgtcccccaccctctttccttctgtctctctgtctccccctcccccctccctctttccctctgtctctctgtctccccctcccccctccctctttccctcggcctccccccctcccgctctGCAGTTATAGACATACAGGCCTTTGAGCGACTGCTGGGCTCCTGCAAGGAGATCATGAAGAGGAACATCTCCCACTACGAGGAGCAGCTGGTCGCACTCTTCGGCTCCAGCATGGACCTCAGAGACTGAGACCCTCACTCCGGCTCCTCGCTGTgccttctacacacacacacaccacacaaacacacacacacacacacacacacacacacacacacacacacaccacgcaaacacaaacacaaacacacgcacacacaccacacacacaaacacactcatcaaCACACCCGCCGCCGTCGTCGAGGAAAAAGAAAACGATATGGACATTACGCCGTTGTCACCCAAGCTCGAATAAACTCTATACCGGTGTCGTTTGCATCGCAGTGTACACTGCTCCACACCGAcaacgctctccctctcccttctttttcttttgatATGAACTCTATACAAGCATAGGattaatataaaaacaaaacaagggaGAGTGGTTTAAGAATCAGTCCACAGATTTCTCAAGCCTCCTCAAGTCCCATCTCTACCgggtgcctccccccccccaccccctcttagCAGCTGCTGAGTCAGGTgcttgtactctctctctctctttctctctctctttctgtacgtctctctctatctggctcgctgcctctctcgctggccctctctgtctctggctctatctctctttctaaagctctctctctacacTGGAAGACACCAGTCAAAGCAGTATAGGCACActggcatgcacgcacacacacacacacacaaacacacacttttatgtACTTATACCTACATAGGCACTGAAAAATACGTCCAAATCCCTTTTGTCTACTTACACTCATGTCACGCACAAACTGCTTGACACACTCCTTTATACACTCACCATatagttaaacacacacacacacgcacacatttttgcaTAGCTTCAGTGAGCtttaacatacacacaaacactccaaaACTAACTTTCACATGTGTAGGCATTGCAATTACATAGACACGTAGACAACACAGTTGTCGATAGCAAGCATCAGCCAAGGACACACGAACATTCTCacacaaatactcacacacacacacacacacacacacacttaggcaCCTGCAGTTGCAAAAACAGACACATGGGAAAATGGAGAAACAAGGAAAAACTACTTACAGgaaaaaataatgcaaaatgcaaaaaaaacaaataaaaatgaagaAACAAGAGGAGTTTTAGAAACATTTTATGGagataaacaaaaaaagaagctttgataaaatattatttaaataaacaaaaaagtgTTTCCTCTTTGGGAGGCGGGGGTGTGGATCTTTGTGAGTGCGCTCCACTTCTGCTGTCGTTGATTGAGTTGAGTTAGTGCTGGTGTCTTTCAGTACCACCGAAGAAGTCAAAACCAGAGCAACCCCACGTTTCTGGGTCCTTGTTATTCTGTAATTGACGCCACACAGTTGTATTAATTATtaatgtattgttattattatgattatatattcagttattatttttgttttactttgacCAATTCTGATTTAAAATAGAAAAACACCCATCCAACATCCATCAgacaaaatgtaaaacaaaaaaaatatatattaataaaataaagttagtGCTTATTTCTCCATGATTATTCTTGAATGAGTTGTCCTGGATTTAAAAAAaggtgaaaaaaaataaagcaaacatTTTGTTAAAAAGTTTGTGGTGGTGTCTGACATTTCTTCTGTGTTTTTCATTTATAAACGCTCTTTCTATAAAACAGTTATAACTAACTCTGTGGCTTTTTATAAAACCAGTGCAATACAAATTCACTACTTTTGTTAAATGATGTAGGCCTTCGTAGTTACAACCCCAAAGCACTAGAGGGCTCTAGCTGGAAATATTAGTCCACTTGTGTGCTTCACATTCACGGTTTCACCCGCTGTCACCTATTACGCTATCGACAAACATATTTTATAGACTGGGCTAAATCTTTAATAGCTCCATGTGCTAAACGAATTTGATATCAATAACAAAGTTACCCACTAAATAAAGTGGCGTATATAGTTGTAGTTATGAAGCGTGTAACGTTATAATCTCCTCTCCTCGAAAACTTCGAGGAAGAACCTGTTCTTGGATGAACTGGCAACTTCTTCACAATGTAAGTATAACGTTAATGTCCTGTTGTATAATGTCAATGTTCGTATAACATACAAGTGTGCTTTATCCTTAGTCGTTTGCAGCTGTTCACGAATACACGTCTTGACTCGATGGGGATTACACTGAGCACTACATCTAGCCAACTGTGTTTCTGCATGCCTGCCTGGTAATGAATGAGCCTGAGTGTGTAACTAACACTATATCACACAGCACACCAGCTCGCAGTTATAATTTGAGAAGTTGTATTGCAATAGGTAGTGCTCTTACAATACGTCCGTGGTAGCCAGTGACATCATTGCCTTTTTTGGCTTGCAGAGTTTATTTCTAGTGAGGAAGTACTTCTGGATATATATACTTCCTTATATGGTCATACGGCTAATACGTTCTTATTTTAAATCCATTGGTTAGGTCAGCACGTTTATTATATTCATATAAATACCCAATGCCTATGCTTTAAGAGTATTGGGTACGTCTTTGCAGGTGTAGACCTTTACTTATCCAGCGCCCCAGAtctgggtctgggtgggggggcgggctACGTGTTTGAATCCCAGCCGAAGgtttggggttcgaacccaatGTCCAAAGTccttacctgtaggcatcctaaaGTAAAATGACCTTACCCCTTACATGCCCcttacatttatatatttttataatcaCAAAACATA harbors:
- the LOC132457561 gene encoding cAMP-dependent protein kinase type II-alpha regulatory subunit-like, producing MMKSKTKADHADNMEVEIARCTRGHYFGELALVTNKPRAASAYAVGDVKLLVIDIQAFERLLGSCKEIMKRNISHYEEQLVALFGSSMDLRD